In one window of Polaromonas naphthalenivorans CJ2 DNA:
- the lgt gene encoding prolipoprotein diacylglyceryl transferase, whose product MLIHPEINPVALQLGPLAIHWYGLTYLAAFGLFFFLASLRLRHEPYASITGPGAWSRRDIEDILFLGVMGVVIGGRLGYCLFYKPGYYLTHPLEIFAVWQGGMSFHGGMLGVLVSQWWFARSRQRPWLQVMDFIAPCVPTGLAAGRVGNFINGELWGRFSAPDLPWGMVFAHSGSMLPRHPSQVYQFLMEGLLLFVLLWLYARKPRKMGQVSGAFLVGYGVFRFIAEFFREPDDFLGILALGMSMGQWLCVPMIAAGIWLWIWASNRTSRR is encoded by the coding sequence ATGCTTATCCACCCTGAAATCAATCCCGTTGCCCTCCAGCTTGGCCCGCTGGCCATTCACTGGTACGGCCTGACTTACCTGGCGGCCTTTGGCCTGTTTTTTTTCCTGGCCAGCCTGCGCCTGCGCCACGAACCCTATGCGTCCATCACCGGCCCGGGCGCCTGGTCGCGCCGGGACATCGAGGACATTTTGTTTTTGGGCGTGATGGGCGTGGTGATCGGCGGGCGGCTGGGCTATTGCCTGTTCTACAAGCCCGGTTACTACCTGACGCATCCGCTGGAGATTTTTGCCGTCTGGCAGGGCGGCATGAGCTTTCATGGCGGCATGCTGGGCGTGCTGGTGTCGCAGTGGTGGTTTGCGCGCTCGCGCCAGCGGCCCTGGCTGCAGGTGATGGACTTCATCGCGCCGTGCGTGCCGACCGGGCTGGCTGCCGGGCGCGTGGGCAATTTCATCAACGGCGAACTCTGGGGCCGTTTCAGCGCGCCTGATTTGCCGTGGGGCATGGTGTTTGCGCACAGCGGCTCGATGCTGCCGCGCCACCCGTCGCAGGTGTACCAGTTCCTGATGGAAGGCCTGCTGCTGTTCGTGCTGCTGTGGCTGTATGCGCGCAAGCCGCGCAAGATGGGCCAGGTTTCGGGCGCCTTTCTGGTCGGCTACGGCGTGTTCCGTTTCATCGCCGAGTTTTTTCGCGAACCTGACGATTTCCTGGGCATCCTGGCGCTGGGCATGAGCATGGGCCAGTGGCTGTGCGTTCCCATGATCGCCGCCGGCATCTGGCTCTGGATTTGGGCCTCAAACCGCACTTCGCGCAGATAG